From a region of the Argiope bruennichi chromosome 8, qqArgBrue1.1, whole genome shotgun sequence genome:
- the LOC129980691 gene encoding uncharacterized protein LOC129980691 — MVVRVGINDLRASVPEIMFHFSLQLPHVPFPQCTHVHTRTHTPPTPTSKPHRTHYPRLRHQPQSHTSHTHITHACGTNLKATPRTHITHACGTNLKATPRTHTLPTPAAPTSKPHLAHTHYPRLRHQPQSHTSHTRITHACGTNLKATPRTHALPTPAAPTSKPHLAHTHYPRLRHQPQSLTSLTDITHASDTSLKASPRSQTLPTSPTPASKPHLTQTLPTPPTPASEPDLTRISHASNPTKPLLKRPFATPSTLFPIHNSRKYQHLQIHPQFTIITPTNTFPV; from the exons ATGGTC GTGCGTGTTGGAATAAATGATTTGAGAGCCTCTGTCCCGGAAATTATGTTTCACTTCTCTTTGCAGCTTCCA CATGTTCCATTTCCTCAATGTACACAcgtacacacacgcacacacacccCTCCAACACCAACCTCAAAGCCACATcgcacacattacccacgcctgCGGCACCAACCTCAAAGCCACACCTcgcacacacacattacccacgcctgCGGCACCAACCTCAAAGCCACACCTcgcacacacattacccacgcctgCGGCACCAACCTCAAAGCCACACCTcgcacacacacattacccacgcctgCGGCACCAACCTCAAAGCCACACCTCGCACACACGCATTACCCACGCCTGCGGCACCAACCTCAAAGCCACACCTCGCACACACGCATTACCCACGCCTGCGGCACCAACCTCAAAGCCACACCTCGCACACACGCATTACCCACGCCTGCGGCACCAACCTCAAAGCCACACCTCGCACACACGCATTACCCACGCCTGCGGCACCAGCCTCAAAGCCTCACCTCGCTCACAGACATTACCCACGCCTCCGACACCAGCCTCAAAGCCTCACCTCGCTCACAGACATTACCCACGTCTCCGACACCAGCCTCAAAGCCTCACCTCACTCAGACATTACCCACGCCTCCGACACCAGCCTCAGAGCCTGACCTTACTCGCATTTCCCATGCCTCCAACCCCACAAAACCACTGCTCAAGCGTCCATTCGCCACGCCCTCCACTCTATTTCCAATCCATAATTCTCGTAAATATCAACACCTGCAAATCCATCCACAGTTCACAATTATCACACCTACAAACACATTTCCCGTCTGA